The proteins below come from a single Deltaproteobacteria bacterium genomic window:
- a CDS encoding polysaccharide biosynthesis tyrosine autokinase, whose product MSDHQIIRGNRGTVAALAGNGGSANGAGSEHEFVLPRGAAAEPEADLHYYWRLVYGRRWLLLATAMLGLAIATVTTFRQPRLYVAQATVEFKPALAPGKDLDILGRTVALPPELAKRLLSTKILAARVINTERTNGQAAFAPPANGGESRNVLAAAWAGIGSAISSAANLARVMLAPAAAAPADDAAAEPKQWDGVALNTINMYYAHTAVVPVRGTSLADIVVTHSDPVLAARIANLHAQTFIDMDVETKVASLSDAQGLLGRQLKEVRERLENSRAALTDYQLKHGILNLPKDSGTLTRQSLQQLNTLLTEAQGERIVAEAAYRNAAGMTLAQLGATLPDKGLQSVREEILSQEARYRADMRNFGANHPDMIALRARIEAMSGQLETAAGESRGRLRAVFEAARAKEDELRSSLQKISLAASNEDRELVQLSILQRDVDSNEQLYGTLLGQAKEVDLTSGAYQWTNVKLVDRAVAPSVPSYPRTSRNLMFGLLLGLLGGALGCVLIERLDTTVNTPDDIVAVLDLPAFGMIPDFQRLPAAASHGRSLVDAAQVDAAGRELVTLLQPASLVSEAYRSVRTNLMFSSPDNPPKCVLITSSQPDEGKTVTVINLAVTLVLSGSRVLVVDADLRKPSCHTALRVDREPGLSNVLTGRAELQQAIVRSPLSPQLWSSQNGCGLFVLPAGRVPPNPAELLGSHKMTALLEQLKEQFDFVLVDSPPIIPVTDSVVIATKVDGVLMVVRGGEWGRDVISKALAQLTAVRAHLLGAVLNSVNVTRGGYSYYYYRHYYGYGAHYGKAYGAAYGQPAEPEGTPS is encoded by the coding sequence ATGAGCGACCATCAGATCATTCGTGGCAATCGCGGTACCGTGGCGGCGCTTGCCGGCAACGGGGGCAGCGCGAACGGCGCCGGGAGCGAGCACGAATTCGTGCTGCCACGCGGGGCGGCGGCCGAGCCGGAAGCTGACCTGCACTACTATTGGCGGCTGGTCTACGGCCGGCGCTGGCTGTTACTGGCGACCGCCATGCTGGGGTTAGCCATTGCCACCGTCACCACTTTCCGCCAGCCGCGCCTCTACGTCGCGCAGGCGACGGTCGAGTTTAAGCCGGCGCTGGCGCCGGGCAAGGACCTCGACATCCTCGGCCGCACGGTTGCGCTCCCGCCGGAACTCGCCAAACGGCTTCTGAGCACCAAGATCCTTGCCGCCCGTGTCATCAACACCGAGCGTACCAACGGCCAGGCCGCATTTGCCCCCCCAGCGAACGGTGGGGAGTCTCGCAACGTCCTCGCTGCCGCTTGGGCCGGGATTGGTAGCGCTATCTCCAGCGCGGCCAACCTGGCGCGAGTGATGCTGGCGCCGGCCGCCGCTGCCCCCGCGGATGATGCGGCTGCTGAGCCTAAGCAGTGGGACGGCGTCGCGCTCAACACCATCAATATGTACTACGCGCATACGGCGGTGGTGCCGGTGCGCGGCACTTCGCTGGCCGACATTGTCGTCACCCACTCCGATCCGGTGCTCGCGGCGCGCATTGCCAACCTGCACGCGCAGACCTTCATCGACATGGACGTCGAGACCAAGGTCGCCTCACTCTCCGATGCCCAAGGCCTCTTGGGTCGCCAGCTCAAGGAAGTACGCGAACGGCTGGAGAACTCACGCGCGGCGCTTACCGACTACCAGCTCAAGCACGGCATCTTGAACCTGCCCAAGGACAGCGGCACGCTCACGCGCCAGTCCCTCCAGCAACTCAATACCCTACTCACCGAAGCCCAAGGCGAGCGCATCGTTGCCGAAGCCGCCTACCGCAACGCCGCCGGCATGACACTGGCGCAGCTAGGCGCGACACTGCCTGACAAGGGCTTACAAAGCGTGCGCGAGGAAATCCTGTCGCAGGAAGCCCGTTATCGCGCCGACATGCGCAACTTCGGCGCCAATCACCCCGACATGATTGCGCTGCGCGCCCGCATCGAAGCCATGAGCGGGCAGCTGGAAACCGCGGCGGGTGAGTCGCGGGGGCGCCTGCGCGCCGTCTTCGAGGCCGCCCGTGCCAAGGAGGACGAGCTGCGCAGCAGCTTGCAGAAGATAAGTCTTGCCGCCAGCAACGAGGACCGCGAGTTGGTGCAGCTGTCGATCTTGCAGCGTGACGTTGATAGCAACGAGCAGCTCTACGGCACCTTGCTGGGGCAGGCCAAGGAAGTGGACCTAACCAGCGGCGCGTATCAATGGACCAATGTTAAGCTCGTCGATCGGGCGGTTGCGCCGAGCGTGCCGAGCTACCCGCGCACCAGCCGCAACTTGATGTTCGGTCTACTTCTGGGCTTGCTCGGCGGCGCGCTCGGCTGCGTGCTGATCGAGCGGCTCGATACCACCGTCAATACCCCGGACGATATCGTGGCGGTGCTGGACCTGCCGGCGTTTGGGATGATTCCTGACTTTCAGCGCCTGCCGGCCGCTGCCAGTCACGGGCGCTCGCTGGTTGACGCGGCCCAGGTTGACGCCGCCGGCCGCGAGCTGGTCACCCTGCTGCAACCGGCCTCGCTGGTCAGCGAAGCCTATCGCAGTGTGCGCACCAATCTGATGTTTTCGTCTCCCGACAACCCGCCCAAGTGTGTGCTGATCACCAGCAGCCAGCCCGACGAAGGCAAGACCGTCACCGTGATCAACCTGGCCGTCACCTTGGTGTTGTCGGGCTCGCGCGTGTTGGTGGTGGATGCCGATCTGCGCAAACCCTCGTGTCACACGGCGTTGCGGGTGGATCGCGAGCCCGGGCTCAGCAACGTGCTCACCGGTCGCGCCGAGCTACAGCAGGCGATCGTGCGCTCGCCGCTGTCGCCGCAGCTGTGGAGCTCGCAAAATGGCTGCGGCCTCTTCGTTCTTCCGGCTGGGCGGGTGCCGCCCAACCCCGCCGAGCTGCTTGGCTCGCACAAGATGACGGCGTTGCTGGAGCAATTGAAGGAGCAGTTCGATTTTGTCTTGGTCGACTCGCCCCCGATCATCCCGGTCACGGACAGCGTCGTTATCGCCACCAAAGTTGACGGCGTGTTGATGGTCGTTAGGGGCGGCGAGTGGGGCCGCGACGTGATCTCCAAGGCACTGGCGCAGCTCACGGCTGTGCGCGCACACCTGCTCGGCGCCGTGCTCAATAGCGTCAACGTCACTCGCGGTGGATATTCCTATTACTACTACCGGCACTACTACGGCTACGGCGCTCACTACGGGAAAGCCTACGGCGCTGCCTACGGGCAACCGGCGGAGCCGGAGGGTACGCCCTCCTAA
- a CDS encoding O-antigen ligase family protein — translation MPRWLCDTAARLVPALLAAACVLSLGAGHYWGCALIQLSGAALGVLWALRLAMSSSPSAQQGPRPAPASCAVMLAGLLVAPLVPLPPPLLAWLSPRAFMLASAALPGWPERVPFDDLRQTLDLQPARLALALQLPPAGAWRPLALVPHGSLLTLSIGVAYALIAAALARYPWSDGGDRAVAGLLSCLIAVGFFEALYGLLQVASGHTRIYWFECPRPGCMGTYVNKDHYAGLLEMIFPITLARTATWYVALRRAAAALRQRSGSARARVFLDLHSAALGRLICAAAIALLMLVALAVSGSRSAFAATVGALLALLPFVPATQRPQRWVRAGGAAAVAVLVVLWLSFPQLSGRLSKGDALRPLMAGDTLAMARDFPLLGVGAGNFASTFPYYRERSVALWEFGVSNAHCDYLEWLAEVGVAAALLSLLLLVGLGRRVLRALRSAQSWTPQAVNRWGLAVGVMALLLHSLTDFNLHVPANAVVFALMTGALIRLTRPATAAIVTPSMSESQQATEGQAGARPWAVASRRLIAGVAVPLCVVWAAFTWRQWQAAAAYHRIYPDLRLRSLITAAAEPAGGESLRLTQRAAALAPEVPQFQVGLGEQLVARALDESTSDSEAAGLLDAAIVAYIRSLWAAPLQPRALLGLVAAAEPIYEPNPGSEPGVLYDLVGRAAALAPHEAGLQLTVAEWYLDRWDSIPEMRRAEARSRVEAALSVAEMGAELQSQLSSVKAKCRHTAGDVRGC, via the coding sequence ATGCCGCGATGGCTGTGTGATACGGCGGCCCGACTGGTGCCGGCGCTGCTGGCCGCCGCTTGCGTCCTCTCGCTCGGGGCTGGGCACTACTGGGGATGCGCACTGATTCAGCTCAGCGGTGCCGCCCTCGGAGTGCTTTGGGCTCTGCGGCTCGCGATGAGCTCCAGTCCCAGTGCTCAGCAAGGGCCTCGGCCGGCGCCGGCGAGTTGCGCGGTGATGCTCGCCGGCCTGCTGGTCGCGCCGCTGGTGCCGCTGCCGCCGCCGCTGCTGGCATGGCTCTCGCCCCGAGCCTTTATGCTGGCGAGCGCAGCCCTGCCGGGCTGGCCGGAGCGAGTACCCTTCGATGACTTGCGCCAAACACTCGATCTGCAGCCAGCGCGCCTTGCCTTGGCGCTACAGCTCCCGCCAGCAGGCGCGTGGCGCCCACTGGCCCTGGTGCCGCACGGTTCACTGCTGACGCTCTCGATCGGTGTGGCCTACGCGCTCATTGCCGCGGCGCTAGCCCGCTACCCGTGGTCAGACGGGGGCGACCGGGCAGTCGCGGGTTTGCTCAGCTGCCTGATAGCGGTGGGATTCTTCGAGGCGCTCTACGGCTTGTTGCAGGTAGCCAGCGGTCACACCCGGATCTACTGGTTCGAGTGCCCGCGGCCTGGGTGCATGGGAACATACGTGAACAAGGATCACTACGCCGGTCTCCTGGAGATGATCTTTCCGATCACGCTGGCGCGCACGGCGACTTGGTATGTCGCCCTCAGGCGTGCCGCCGCCGCCCTGCGCCAGCGCTCGGGATCGGCCCGCGCGCGCGTGTTTCTCGATCTGCACTCGGCTGCACTGGGGCGGCTGATCTGCGCCGCGGCGATAGCGCTGCTCATGCTGGTTGCCCTGGCGGTCTCGGGATCGCGCTCGGCGTTTGCGGCAACCGTTGGGGCGTTGCTGGCTTTGCTGCCGTTTGTGCCCGCGACGCAGCGGCCGCAGCGTTGGGTCCGCGCCGGCGGAGCGGCAGCCGTGGCGGTGCTGGTTGTCCTCTGGCTCAGTTTCCCACAGCTATCCGGCCGGCTGTCGAAGGGAGACGCCCTGCGTCCGCTGATGGCTGGCGACACCTTGGCGATGGCCCGCGACTTTCCGTTGCTAGGGGTGGGCGCGGGTAACTTCGCCTCGACGTTTCCCTATTACCGCGAGCGCAGCGTGGCGCTATGGGAGTTCGGGGTGAGCAACGCCCACTGTGATTACCTCGAATGGCTGGCGGAGGTAGGCGTGGCGGCTGCGCTGTTGTCGTTACTCCTGTTGGTCGGTCTTGGGCGGCGTGTGTTGCGGGCCCTGCGCTCGGCGCAAAGCTGGACTCCACAAGCCGTCAACCGCTGGGGGCTCGCGGTCGGCGTGATGGCGCTGCTGCTTCACTCGTTGACGGATTTCAATCTGCACGTCCCCGCCAATGCCGTGGTGTTTGCGCTGATGACCGGTGCGCTGATTCGGCTGACGCGGCCGGCAACCGCCGCAATAGTCACGCCCTCGATGTCGGAAAGCCAGCAAGCAACGGAAGGCCAAGCGGGCGCTCGGCCGTGGGCTGTTGCCTCCCGCCGGCTCATTGCAGGCGTGGCTGTGCCGCTGTGCGTGGTGTGGGCGGCGTTCACGTGGCGCCAGTGGCAGGCGGCGGCGGCGTACCATCGGATTTATCCGGATCTGCGTCTGCGAAGCCTGATTACTGCGGCGGCGGAGCCGGCCGGCGGTGAATCTCTGCGCCTGACGCAACGCGCAGCCGCGCTGGCTCCTGAGGTGCCGCAGTTCCAAGTTGGCCTGGGGGAACAACTTGTGGCACGGGCTCTTGACGAGTCCACTAGCGATTCGGAGGCGGCCGGCCTGCTTGATGCGGCGATCGTCGCCTACATCCGCTCACTCTGGGCGGCACCGCTGCAACCACGCGCCTTGCTCGGCTTGGTGGCGGCAGCGGAACCGATCTATGAACCCAATCCCGGGTCGGAGCCCGGAGTATTGTACGATCTGGTGGGACGCGCAGCCGCGCTGGCGCCGCACGAGGCCGGGCTGCAGTTGACCGTGGCCGAGTGGTACCTCGACCGCTGGGACAGCATTCCGGAAATGCGCCGCGCGGAGGCGCGCAGCCGTGTCGAAGCGGCTTTGTCGGTGGCCGAGATGGGAGCCGAATTGCAGTCGCAGCTCAGCAGCGTCAAAGCAAAGTGCCGGCACACAGCCGGTGACGTGCGCGGCTGCTAA
- a CDS encoding ABC transporter permease, which translates to MTVSTAEITYSHRPRTGLGLSAWAEMGRELWASRELTWRLFQRDFSARYRQSVLGYLWAVVPVLVAVATFTWLNRAKVLPIAGTVLPYPVFLLLGLTVWQLFASGLTSATQSLVNAGSLIAKINFPRETLVLAATGQALVEFLIRAALVALAFALYRTWPPWTIVLVPFAVIPLCLFTIGLGYVCALGNGILRDTGQTITLVLTFWMFLTPVVYPPPSGAGATLVNVLNPISPFVIAAQDLATHGYLTQPGGYASACAAALVVFLLGWRVFHLTEPRIAERV; encoded by the coding sequence ATGACGGTCTCAACCGCGGAGATAACTTACAGCCATCGCCCACGAACAGGCTTGGGCCTGTCGGCGTGGGCGGAAATGGGCCGCGAGCTGTGGGCCAGCCGGGAGCTGACCTGGCGGCTGTTCCAGCGCGACTTCTCCGCCCGCTACCGCCAAAGCGTGCTGGGATACCTGTGGGCGGTGGTGCCCGTGCTCGTCGCAGTTGCTACCTTCACTTGGCTCAACCGGGCCAAGGTGTTGCCGATCGCGGGAACGGTGCTGCCGTATCCGGTGTTCCTACTACTCGGCCTAACGGTGTGGCAGCTCTTCGCCAGTGGCCTGACCAGCGCAACGCAGAGTTTGGTCAACGCCGGTTCACTCATAGCCAAGATCAACTTCCCTCGCGAGACGTTGGTGTTGGCGGCCACCGGGCAGGCGCTCGTCGAGTTTCTCATCCGCGCCGCTTTGGTGGCGCTGGCGTTTGCGCTCTATCGGACTTGGCCGCCATGGACCATCGTTCTGGTTCCGTTCGCGGTTATCCCGCTGTGTCTGTTCACCATCGGGCTTGGTTACGTCTGCGCCCTGGGCAACGGAATTCTACGCGACACCGGGCAAACCATAACGCTGGTCCTTACGTTCTGGATGTTTCTGACCCCGGTGGTGTATCCGCCGCCCAGCGGCGCCGGTGCGACATTGGTCAATGTGCTCAACCCCATAAGCCCATTTGTAATCGCCGCCCAGGATCTCGCCACGCACGGCTACCTCACGCAGCCCGGCGGCTACGCGAGCGCGTGTGCGGCCGCACTGGTCGTGTTTCTGCTGGGGTGGCGTGTGTTTCATCTGACCGAGCCGCGCATCGCGGAACGGGTGTGA
- a CDS encoding ATP-binding cassette domain-containing protein produces the protein MPRTVVALERVSKKFCRSLKHSMAYAACDVARDLLGLPSASATLRPAEFWSVSDLSFELKPGESLGIIGANGAGKTTVLRMISGIIRPDKGQVRVNGRVGALIDVGVGFHPLLTGRENIYVNGAILGMTKREIDAKFDTIVEFSGLEASVLEAPVKTYSSGMYVRLGFAVATHAEAEILLIDEVLAVGDANFYSKCYRRLHALQQQGVSIILVSHNNVAQQEICGRALLLEAGRPIALGPTTEVVNLYRSRLAAGNNGAGGVGPNLVEQPEAVRIGPIRLVDDTGSVVAEPYSGQRLALTFSVECAQPLAQPHYQVGFYASEGPLFTSFATDWEGIEPPALHVGKTEVTLNIRELCLPVGGYAIVALVGDGSTVKRIACRDKIERIFVRQPPRVRGDLAMPHSWEWDISADTAGKMRFACAPAALVR, from the coding sequence ATGCCGCGAACAGTGGTCGCCCTCGAGCGGGTCTCGAAGAAGTTCTGCCGCAGCTTGAAGCACAGTATGGCTTACGCCGCCTGCGACGTCGCGCGCGACTTGCTCGGCCTGCCGAGTGCGAGCGCAACGCTGCGCCCGGCGGAGTTCTGGTCGGTGAGCGACCTCTCCTTTGAACTGAAGCCGGGCGAGTCGCTCGGGATCATCGGCGCCAATGGAGCCGGTAAGACGACCGTGCTCAGGATGATCAGCGGCATCATCCGGCCCGACAAGGGACAAGTTCGGGTCAACGGCCGCGTCGGGGCGTTAATCGACGTCGGCGTGGGTTTTCATCCGCTGCTGACCGGTCGCGAAAACATCTACGTCAACGGTGCCATCCTGGGGATGACGAAGCGCGAGATTGACGCCAAGTTCGACACTATCGTGGAGTTCTCCGGACTGGAGGCGAGCGTGCTCGAAGCCCCCGTGAAGACCTACAGTAGCGGGATGTACGTTCGCCTGGGCTTCGCGGTGGCCACGCATGCCGAGGCCGAGATCCTGCTGATTGACGAAGTTTTGGCCGTCGGCGACGCCAACTTCTACAGCAAGTGCTACCGCCGCCTGCACGCCCTGCAGCAGCAAGGCGTATCGATCATTCTGGTCAGCCACAACAACGTGGCGCAGCAAGAGATCTGCGGGCGCGCTCTGCTGCTCGAAGCCGGCAGGCCGATTGCGCTTGGCCCGACGACCGAGGTGGTCAACCTCTACCGCTCACGCCTGGCGGCTGGGAACAACGGAGCGGGCGGGGTTGGGCCCAATCTCGTGGAGCAGCCGGAGGCCGTGCGTATAGGACCTATTCGGCTCGTCGATGACACCGGCAGTGTTGTGGCCGAGCCTTACAGCGGCCAGCGCCTGGCACTCACGTTCAGTGTCGAGTGCGCGCAGCCGCTTGCTCAGCCGCACTATCAGGTCGGGTTCTACGCGAGCGAGGGCCCGCTGTTCACCTCCTTTGCCACAGACTGGGAGGGGATAGAGCCGCCTGCACTGCATGTGGGCAAGACGGAAGTGACGCTGAATATACGGGAGCTTTGCCTGCCGGTGGGCGGCTACGCCATCGTGGCCCTCGTCGGGGACGGTAGCACGGTTAAGCGCATCGCTTGCCGCGACAAGATCGAGCGCATCTTCGTTCGCCAACCGCCGCGCGTGCGTGGCGATCTTGCCATGCCCCATTCGTGGGAGTGGGATATCTCAGCAGACACCGCCGGCAAGATGCGCTTCGCTTGCGCGCCCGCGGCGCTCGTCCGCTAG
- the aepX gene encoding phosphoenolpyruvate mutase: MLSRSEPQEITRGCRLGPATRTHKTVYVAMSADVVHPGHMNILKIARAYGEVVVGLLTDEAIASYKRLPYMTYEQRKCVVENIQGVARVIPQTQLDYVPNLLALKPDYVVHGDDWRTGVQASVRQRVLETLAQWGGQLVEPSYTKGVSSTKVIHALQEIGVTPDIRRRRLRRLLTAKPLVTTIEAHNGLTGLIAEHASESRDGVPVEFDAIWLSSLTDSTAKGRPDIEYVDLTSRMSTLQDILEVTTKPVIYDGDSGGQSEHFAFAVKTLERLGVSAVIIEDKVGLKRNSMFGTEAAQVQDTIDNFCHKIHAGKKAQVTDDFMVVARIESLILEQGVDDALERAQAYVAAGADGIMIHSREKSPAEIFQFAAAYRQFKLRAPLVVAPTMFNAVTEEELKQRGVQIVIYANHLLRSAYPSMLATAKTILRHGRSLEADERMMPIQEILTLIPGSI, translated from the coding sequence ATGCTGTCGCGCAGCGAGCCACAAGAAATCACGCGGGGCTGTAGGCTGGGTCCGGCGACGCGGACTCACAAGACCGTCTACGTCGCCATGAGCGCAGACGTGGTGCATCCCGGCCACATGAACATCCTGAAGATCGCCCGAGCTTATGGCGAGGTGGTCGTTGGTCTGCTGACCGACGAGGCGATCGCCAGCTACAAGCGGCTGCCTTACATGACCTACGAGCAGCGCAAATGCGTGGTCGAGAACATCCAAGGGGTAGCGCGGGTGATTCCGCAGACGCAGCTGGACTACGTGCCTAACCTCCTCGCGCTCAAACCTGACTATGTCGTTCACGGCGATGATTGGAGAACGGGTGTGCAGGCATCGGTTCGGCAGCGGGTGCTCGAAACCCTGGCGCAGTGGGGCGGCCAGCTGGTCGAACCCAGTTACACCAAGGGGGTGTCGTCGACGAAGGTGATTCACGCGCTGCAAGAAATCGGGGTGACGCCCGATATCCGCCGCCGCAGGTTGCGACGGCTGCTGACGGCCAAGCCGCTGGTCACGACCATCGAGGCCCACAACGGGCTAACCGGCTTGATCGCCGAACACGCCAGCGAGTCACGCGATGGCGTGCCGGTGGAGTTCGACGCCATCTGGCTCAGCAGCCTGACCGACTCGACCGCCAAGGGACGCCCGGACATCGAATACGTCGACCTCACCTCCAGAATGAGCACGCTCCAGGATATTCTTGAAGTCACCACTAAGCCGGTCATCTACGACGGCGATTCCGGCGGGCAGTCCGAGCACTTCGCGTTTGCGGTCAAGACCCTCGAACGGCTGGGCGTGTCGGCGGTGATCATAGAAGACAAGGTCGGCCTCAAGCGTAACTCGATGTTTGGGACCGAAGCAGCGCAGGTGCAGGACACGATCGACAACTTCTGCCACAAGATCCATGCCGGCAAGAAGGCGCAGGTGACGGACGACTTCATGGTGGTCGCGCGCATCGAGTCGTTGATCCTCGAGCAAGGGGTGGATGACGCGCTGGAGCGGGCGCAGGCCTACGTCGCCGCCGGCGCCGACGGCATCATGATCCACAGCCGGGAGAAGTCGCCCGCGGAGATCTTCCAATTCGCTGCCGCCTATCGCCAGTTCAAGCTGCGGGCTCCGCTCGTGGTCGCGCCCACGATGTTCAACGCGGTCACCGAAGAAGAACTCAAGCAGCGCGGGGTGCAGATCGTGATCTACGCCAACCACCTTCTGCGCAGCGCTTACCCGAGCATGCTGGCAACTGCGAAGACGATCCTCAGGCACGGCCGCTCGCTGGAGGCGGACGAGCGCATGATGCCGATCCAGGAGATCTTGACCCTCATCCCGGGAAGCATCTAG
- the aepY gene encoding phosphonopyruvate decarboxylase, whose protein sequence is MLDCAVIFRAFADAAVTFFAGVPDSVLKHLCAYIADHADAGRHIIAANEGGAIAVAAGHYLATGQCACVYSQNAGQGNTINPLTSLADPQVHGIPLLLLLGWRGEPERHDEPQHLKQGRVTIPLLQTLEIPWDILPEGEGAAAACLQRIVKTAIARSGPAAVVVRDGAFAPYQRRHKEADRYALSREEALKLIVGSAGPHDILVSSTGKMSRELYEYRVQRGENPGRDFLCVGAMGHASQIALGIAMAKPQRRVLCLDGDGALLMHMGSLAVIGQQGPANFVHVVLNNGAHESVGGQPTAGFSTDLPGVARSCGYRIVASADNAPKLVAALEQLKSSAGPQLLEVRVALGARADLGRPATSPRQNKQQFMEFLQA, encoded by the coding sequence ATGCTCGACTGTGCCGTGATCTTTCGCGCGTTCGCCGATGCCGCCGTAACGTTCTTCGCCGGAGTGCCCGACTCCGTACTCAAGCACCTGTGCGCGTACATCGCGGACCACGCGGATGCCGGGCGCCACATCATTGCTGCCAATGAAGGCGGCGCGATCGCCGTGGCCGCAGGACACTACCTGGCCACCGGCCAATGCGCCTGCGTTTACAGTCAGAACGCCGGGCAGGGCAACACGATTAACCCGCTCACCTCTCTGGCGGATCCGCAGGTGCACGGCATTCCGCTACTGCTGCTGCTGGGATGGCGTGGCGAACCAGAGCGGCATGATGAGCCCCAGCACCTCAAACAGGGCAGGGTGACGATCCCGCTGCTGCAGACTCTCGAGATCCCATGGGACATCCTGCCCGAGGGCGAAGGAGCGGCGGCGGCTTGCCTGCAGCGAATCGTCAAGACGGCGATCGCGCGCAGCGGCCCGGCGGCCGTCGTTGTACGCGACGGTGCGTTTGCGCCCTATCAGCGCCGGCACAAGGAGGCCGACCGCTACGCGCTGTCACGTGAGGAGGCGCTGAAGTTGATCGTCGGCAGTGCTGGGCCGCACGATATCCTGGTTTCGAGCACCGGCAAGATGTCACGCGAGCTCTACGAATACCGCGTGCAACGCGGGGAGAATCCCGGCCGAGATTTCCTTTGCGTCGGCGCGATGGGGCACGCCTCGCAAATCGCCTTGGGTATAGCCATGGCCAAGCCGCAGCGGCGCGTGCTCTGCCTCGACGGCGACGGGGCACTGCTCATGCACATGGGGTCACTGGCAGTAATTGGCCAGCAGGGGCCGGCAAACTTCGTGCACGTTGTGCTCAACAACGGTGCCCACGAGTCGGTCGGCGGACAGCCCACGGCCGGCTTCAGCACCGACCTGCCTGGGGTAGCGAGAAGCTGCGGATACAGGATCGTCGCCAGTGCCGACAATGCCCCAAAACTCGTCGCAGCCCTGGAGCAATTGAAGTCAAGCGCCGGCCCGCAGCTCTTGGAAGTGCGAGTTGCATTGGGAGCGCGCGCCGACCTCGGCCGGCCGGCAACCAGCCCGCGGCAGAACAAGCAGCAGTTCATGGAATTTCTCCAGGCATGA
- a CDS encoding phosphonoacetaldehyde reductase gives MTQAVHLGTGAVLQLRATLERLNARSVFLVTGKASFELSGAAAQVHGQLSEIEVWQFNNFSRNPEAPEVERGLAEFHRQTADAVVAVGGGSTLDVAKLIALGAAQGQQAGAIWRQGQAPRLDAVPVVAIPTTAGSGSEATHFATVYAGGKKRSVAHPSMLPVAALVDPALTASASPKLTAVTGLDAFSQAVESFWSVHSTAESRGYSRQAITLVQRHLLSCVRRPAPEHRAAMCQAAHLAGKAINITKTTAPHALSYALTSRWNVPHGHAAALTLGAMLVFNSKVTKADVADPRGDEHVRATMAELFELLGCDSAEACREKIATLMRDVGLATRLGEVGVRTPGQRGFLVEQVNLERLHNNPRALDRRQLREVLESVA, from the coding sequence ATGACCCAAGCGGTGCATCTCGGTACTGGTGCTGTTCTGCAGTTGCGGGCCACCCTGGAGCGGCTCAATGCCCGCTCCGTCTTTCTGGTCACCGGTAAGGCTTCGTTTGAGTTGTCTGGGGCAGCGGCCCAGGTGCACGGTCAGTTGAGCGAAATCGAGGTGTGGCAGTTCAACAATTTCTCTCGCAACCCCGAGGCCCCAGAGGTCGAGCGGGGCTTGGCCGAGTTCCACAGGCAGACGGCCGACGCCGTGGTGGCAGTCGGCGGCGGCAGCACCTTGGATGTGGCGAAGTTGATCGCGCTCGGCGCAGCTCAGGGGCAGCAGGCCGGCGCCATTTGGCGCCAGGGCCAAGCGCCGCGCCTTGACGCCGTCCCGGTCGTCGCGATCCCCACGACTGCCGGATCCGGCAGTGAGGCGACGCACTTCGCGACGGTGTACGCCGGCGGGAAGAAGCGCTCGGTGGCCCATCCATCAATGTTGCCGGTTGCCGCACTGGTGGACCCGGCGCTGACGGCGAGCGCGAGCCCGAAGCTGACGGCCGTCACGGGACTGGATGCCTTCTCTCAGGCGGTGGAGTCGTTCTGGTCGGTTCATTCAACCGCCGAGTCGCGAGGCTACTCGCGCCAGGCCATTACCTTGGTGCAGCGCCACCTGCTGAGTTGTGTGCGCCGGCCGGCGCCCGAGCACCGCGCGGCCATGTGCCAGGCTGCGCACTTGGCCGGCAAGGCGATCAACATAACCAAGACGACCGCGCCGCACGCGCTCTCCTACGCTTTGACGTCGCGCTGGAACGTGCCGCACGGGCACGCCGCGGCTCTAACCCTGGGCGCGATGCTCGTCTTCAACAGCAAGGTAACGAAGGCCGATGTCGCCGATCCGCGCGGCGACGAGCACGTGCGCGCAACGATGGCCGAGCTGTTCGAGCTGCTGGGTTGCGACAGCGCTGAGGCTTGCCGGGAGAAGATCGCCACACTGATGCGGGATGTCGGGCTCGCCACCCGCCTCGGCGAAGTCGGCGTACGCACGCCCGGGCAGCGCGGCTTCCTGGTGGAGCAAGTCAACCTCGAGCGCTTGCACAACAACCCGCGCGCGCTGGATCGCCGGCAGCTGCGGGAGGTCTTGGAGTCGGTTGCATGA